Proteins from a genomic interval of Fusarium oxysporum Fo47 chromosome I, complete sequence:
- a CDS encoding mitochondrial carrier domain-containing protein: MSDNAEKETTPQIDTPVTKVEITPNKVEISTAPETQAIPQNDNVAHALAGAGGGLLSMILTYPLITLSTRAQVESKKAESKFSEAVGNIIAREGISGLYSGINSALFGISVTNFVYYYWYEWTRGFFEKAAAKAGRAGAKLTTVESMIAGAIAGSATVIITNPIWVVNTRVTTRQQEKKQDVEAGESKPAKAPSTIGTLLLLLKNEGPQALFSGVIPALVLVINPILQYTLFEQLKNTVEKRRKVTPTIAFFLGALGKLFATAITYPYITVKSQMHVQGSGKKEGSLSALSRIVRESGYSGLYRGIGPKVTQSVLTAALLFAFKDVLYEQTVRLRMAQAARRRVAA; encoded by the exons ATGTCAGACAACGCCGAAAAGGAGACCACTCCTCAGATCGATACGCCTGTGACAAAGGTCGAGATTACTCCTAACAAGGTCGAAATCAGCACGGCGCCTGAGACTCAAGCAATCCCTCAGAATGACAATGTCGCTCACGCTCTTGCTGGCGCTGGAGGTGGTCTTCTGTCCATGATCCTGAC CTACCCTCTCATCACCCTCTCAACACGCGCTCAGGTCGAGTCTAAGAAGGCCGAGAGCAAGTTCAGCGAGGCTGTTGGCAACATCATCGCCCGTGAGGGTATCTCTGGTCTCTACTCCGGTATTAACTCGGCCCTCTTCGGCATCAGCGTCACCAACTTTGTCTACTACTACTGGTACGAATGGACTCGCGGTTTCTTcgagaaggctgctgctaAGGCTGGTCGCGCTGGCGCCAAGCTCACCACCGTTGAGTCCATGATTGCTGGTGCTATCGCTGGTTCGGCcaccgtcatcatcaccaaccctATCTGGGTCGTCAACACCCGAGTCACCACTCGccagcaggagaagaagcaggatGTCGAGGCTGGCGAGTCTAAGCCTGCCAAGGCTCCCAGCACCATCGGCACTCTGTTGCTGCTCCTCAAGAACGAGGGTCCTCAGGCTCTCTTCTCTGGGGTCATCCCAGCTCTTGTCCTCGTTATCAACCCTATTCTTCAGTACACTCTCTTTGAGCAACTCAAGAACACAGTTGAGAAGCGTCGCAAGGTGACTCCTACtatcgccttcttcctcggcgcCCTTGGCAAGCTGTTTGCTACTGCCATCACCTACCCTTACATCACCGTCAAGTCTCAGATGCACGTCCAGGGCAGCGGTAAGAAGGAGGGTTCCCTTAGCGCTCTTTCTCGCATCGTCCGTGAGAGCGGTTACTCTGGTCTCTACCGAG GTATCGGCCCTAAAGTCACCCAGAGCGTCCTCACTGCTGCGCTCCTCTTTGCCTTCAAGGACGTTCTCTATGAGCAGACCGTTCGTCTCCGAATGGCCCAGGCCGCTCGCCGACGTGTCGCCGCTTAA
- a CDS encoding mitochondrial ATP synthase epsilon chain-domain-containing protein has protein sequence MTAAWRAAGLTYNRYLAIAARVVRRSLKEDKRIAAERRGEMDLRFSKWQNGKQGEPKNLAAANAAIAAENAA, from the exons ATGACTGCTGCGTGGAGAGCCGCTGGTCTTAC CTACAACCGCTACCTGGCCATCGCCGCCCGCGTTGTCCGCCGAAGCTTGAAGGAGGACAAGAGAATTGCTGCCGAGCGCCGAGGCGAGATGGATTTGCGATTCTCCAAGTGGCAG AACGGTAAGCAGGGTGAGCCCAAGAACCTCGCCGCTGCCAACGCCGCCATTGCCGCTGAGAACGCTGCTTAA
- a CDS encoding Mak10 subunit, NatC N-terminal acetyltransferase-domain-containing protein codes for MDDIGNGIQDDIARISLDHQYEYPPPPPPGIATAGIVAVDITDKFSEAVKTLAPGELVKDGAFTLFESVSGLEIMDPKMDSGCVESAEELEELYDVARPLLPEEVLGIIDQLLCHEMAWHQGYPLSQTLFTSVYAEALLTPTPRTVEDAHFVRNGSYGSSGQSDMLKILRAYCLGLLKACGYVNERIRSEHYYEEEDFVTNTYSRTLLAEIQPQAIRQAIQEARDLLITLSTGVSDDLREALDQRLQLRLYFLEATECPKHVKEPEVARKPWLEGLKVLPAIKSSHTLGKPVDEAFSAKLQRKLASTMPPRPIVQLKFEDAFGHLSRLFTDGVELIDVLNYTDSQCLQNFVLQFQAKKPQPLVFVRTLLQTFLFNEMEVLGSMSIRQIMDDDFSIVSMPASVQLDRNNDEIEFPQDPRFIVAQQMELFRQRAAQSFLDIFRTFCQNRCRVRRTLCHIIRDWDNVQLDAEEIDQIIQVKLNEKPMRHFTGANSQPVDTYSLPLSSWTYLYKIRQMEWIVQLGFELEVYQPDELAGMYWYLNYLAKWRVQHTERLKSFIVRRVEESRAPSQPRNPSVDRQLERSLAFIRLMLLDAAVTWELSDALSCLYTALMRLELVKVPPRPYSNDELRFELRMRPFAVIGLPPCPGFPEFILGTTQPESSTVDILQYAERALKGAKQGLEVLSKLSAADSFSVGSHDKWQTSKKNALKACIATGLAITAVLKASKEDASNLKLRAEVPTPDKCYHDWWIVPRLVPV; via the exons ATGGACGATATTGGCAACGGAATTCAAGATG ATATCGCGAGAATATCGCTTGATCACCAATATGAGTATCCACCTCCGCCACCTCCGGGTATTGCGACTGCGGGAATAGTTGCAGTGGACATCACAGATAAATTCTCAGAAGCCGTCAAGA CTCTTGCACCCGGTGAACTTGTTAAAGATGGGGCATTTACTCTGTTCGAGTCCGTTTCAGGGCTTGAG ATCATGGATCCTAAAATGGACAGCGGCTGTGTTGAATCAGCAGAGGAGCTTGAAGAGCTTTACGATGTTGCGCGGCCACTGCTCCCAGAAGAGGTACTGGGAATTATAGACCAGCTTCTCTGTCACGAG ATGGCATGGCATCAGGGATATCCTCTTTCACAGACTCTATTCACTAGTGTATACGCTGAGGCGCTCCTGACACCCACCCCACGAACTGTCGAGGACGCTCATTTCGTTCGAAACGGCTCATATGGTTCTTCTGGACAATCTGACATGCTTAAAATATTGAGAGCGTACTGTCTTGGTTTGCTCAAAGCTTGCGGTTATGTCAATGAACGGATTAGATCAGAACACTACTATGAA gaagaagatttcGTGACAAACACATACAGCCGCACCTTACTTGCTGAAATACAACCCCAGGCTATCCGGCAGGCTAtccaagaagcaagagacCTGCTCATCACATTATCTACCGGCGTCAGCGATGATCTTCGAGAAGCACTTGACCAACGACTGCAGCTAAGGTTGTACTTTCTGGAAGCAACAGAATGCCCCAAGCACGTGAAGGAGCCCGAGGTTGCGCGAAAGCCATGGCTTGAAGGGCTCAAGGTTCTTCCAGCCATCAAGTCATCTCACACCTTGGGAAAACCAGTCGACGAGGCCTTCAGTGCCAAGCTCCAACGAAAGCTTGCTAGCACTATGCCCCCTAGACCGATTGTGCAGTTAAAATTCGAGGATGCATTTGGTCATCTTTCAAGGCTGTTCACGGACGGTGTTGAATTGATTGATGTGCTAAACTATACCGACTCCCAATGTCTACAA AACTTCGTCTTGCAGTTTCAAGCCAAGAAGCCTCAACCACTGGTTTTCGTACGGACTCTACTTCAGACTTTCCTCTTTAACGAGATGGAAGTTCTAGGCTCAATGAGTATTCGGCAGATTATGGATGATGACTTTTCTATTGTGTCGATGCCGGCCAGCGTCCAACTTGATCGAAACAACGACGAGATCGAATTCCCCCAAGATCCGCGATTCATTGTTGCGCAACAAATGGAACTGTTTCGACAAAGAGCGGCTCAATCGTTTCTCGACATCTTCAGGACCTTTTGTCAGAACAGGTGTCGTGTCCGGCGCACGCTCTGCCATATCATCAGGGACTGGGATAATGTCCAGCTCGATGctgaagagattgatcaaATTATCCAGGTCAAGTTAAACGAGAAGCCAATGAGGCATTTCACAGGAGCAAATTCTCAACCAGTCGACACCTACTCCCTCCCACTATCGTCCTGGACGTACTTATACAAGATTCGCCAGATGGAATGGATTGTACAACTTGGTTTCGAGTTGGAAGTCTATCAGCCAGACGAACTTGCCGGTATGTATTGGTATCTCAACTACCTAGCCAAATGGAGAGTTCAGCATACAGAAAGGCTCAAGTCCTTCATTGTTCGAAGAGTCGAGGAATCTCGCGCACCTTCTCAACCGCGAAATCCTTCAGTTGATCGCCAACTTGAGCGATCCCTTGCCTTTATTCGGCTTATGCTTCTCGATGCTGCTGTCACATGGGAATTGTCAGATGCGCTATCATGTCTTTACACAGCTCTAATGCGGCTCGAGTTGGTCAAGGTACCTCCGCGACCGTATAGCAACGACGAACTCCGCTTTGAGCTGCGGATGAGACCATTCGCCGTTATTGGCCTACCGCCTTGCCCGGGCTTCCCAGAGTTTATTCTCGGAACCACGCAACCAGAATCGTCGACGGTGGATATTCTTCAATATGCAGAAAGAGCTCTGAAGGGTGCAAAGCAAGGGCTTGAGGTTCTGAGCAAGTTGTCTGCGGCAGATTCGTTCTCAGTTGGTTCTCACGATAAATGGCAGACTTCAAAGAAGAACGCGCTCAAAGCATGTATTGCAACAGGGCTCGCGATTACGGCTGTGCTGAAGGCATCAAAGGAAGATGCGAGTAATCTGAAGCTCAGAGCTGAGGTGCCAACTCCTGATAAGTGTTATCATGACTGGTGGATTGTACCTCGTCTGGTTCCTGTCTGA